In Dehalobacter sp., the sequence CTGTAAAACTGTGCGCTGGCCGGCTGGAAAATTTGATACAGGATATCGCAAAGTCCCAGGGAGCAGGGCTTTGCCGAAGCAACAAGCACCCTTGACTTTACCGGTATTTATTGATAAATACAGTTTATAATAGTATTCAGGGGATGATATACATGAGCGTCAGTTTTATTGAGGAAAAGGTAACTGTAAACGGCAAATTTGCGTTAAAAGGCACCATGACCATACCTGCCGGGAATGAAGGTAAATATCCGGCTGTCCTGATTATTTCAGGCTCGGGAAAGATCACACGGGACGGCAATGCAGGCAAAAAAATAAATTTTAATATTTACAGAGAACTGGCAGAGAACATTGCAAAACTGGGGTTCGTGACATTGCGGTATGACAAAAGAGGCGTGGGTGAAAGCGAAGGGAATTATCTTGAAACCGGCATGTGGGATTTAGTGGACGACGTGAAAGCGAATATTGATTTTTTAAAGGCCCATCCCGCTGTTGACCCGGAAAAAATCATATTACTGGGACACAGTGAAGGATGTATGCTGGCAACCATTACTAACTCACGATATCCGGTGGGCGGCCTGATCCTGCTCGCCGGCGCCGCTGAAACACTGAAGGACGCCGTTAACCGTCAACGCAGTCTTTTATATGAAGAGATCCAGCATTCCAAAGGATTCAAGTTCGCACTGCTGCGCCTGCTCAAAGCTGACAAAAAGAG encodes:
- a CDS encoding alpha/beta hydrolase, with amino-acid sequence MSVSFIEEKVTVNGKFALKGTMTIPAGNEGKYPAVLIISGSGKITRDGNAGKKINFNIYRELAENIAKLGFVTLRYDKRGVGESEGNYLETGMWDLVDDVKANIDFLKAHPAVDPEKIILLGHSEGCMLATITNSRYPVGGLILLAGAAETLKDAVNRQRSLLYEEIQHSKGFKFALLRLLKADKKSEAQSQKFFQKVMASNRDVMRQGLVKINAKWIREHFSHNVVDDLKKAACPVLAVTGSKDFQTNPECVKVVPGLVQGEAEVHIVENMNHILKEYHGKITVLDAKKQYMKAQSQPIHPELQKILQNWLVKHYKTVDNLK